The DNA sequence TGCAAGAAACTAAGCGTTACATTAGTGATACTTTTCGTATCATTACTTTTTTATGAGTATTTTAATTATTAAAAATACAAACAAAAATATTGCCGCATAGGGCTGCAGGCTTATTATAAAAACAAGTACCCCGACAGCGTTTAATATAAGAGATATTTTACTCTTTACGAGCATCCAAAATGCTTTGTTACAGTTTTGTAAGGCAAGTGTCAATATTCCCCACACTATAATCAAGGCTACAATTACACAATAGCCGATTTTCAGATACAGCGCTCCGTTGAGCGACAAAAGAGAAACCTCATTTATTGTCCCCTGTGTTCTCTGTGCAAAAAGCGGCAAGAAAAGAAGCATAGAAACGCAAAGGTCAAGCAAGCCGAAAACCAAATCTTTAAAATGATTTTCTTTTTGTTTATTGTCTTCCTCTGCTATGCTTAGCATCTCTTCCCCTGATAAAAGCTCATCTACCGTAACAGAAAATAACTTTGATATTCTTTTCAAAGAGTCTATACTGGGATATCCCCTGCCTGACTCCCATTTTGAAATTGCAGTTCTTGAAACATAGAGCATTTCTGCAAGCTCTTCCTGTGTAAAGCCTTTTTGTTTTCTAAGCTCCTGTAATTTTTCATTAA is a window from the Oscillospiraceae bacterium genome containing:
- a CDS encoding helix-turn-helix transcriptional regulator; translated protein: MEFNEKLQELRKQKGFTQEELAEMLYVSRTAISKWESGRGYPSIDSLKRISKLFSVTVDELLSGEEMLSIAEEDNKQKENHFKDLVFGLLDLCVSMLLFLPLFAQRTQGTINEVSLLSLNGALYLKIGYCVIVALIIVWGILTLALQNCNKAFWMLVKSKISLILNAVGVLVFIISLQPYAAIFLFVFLIIKILIKK